One genomic window of Salvia miltiorrhiza cultivar Shanhuang (shh) chromosome 4, IMPLAD_Smil_shh, whole genome shotgun sequence includes the following:
- the LOC131021303 gene encoding RINT1-like protein MAG2 isoform X2, whose protein sequence is MNRTLRRHPSMKDLEYMRAGALRALKLTEDVLSSVIKTHPQWIRLVSAVDHRIDRGLAILRPQAIADHRALLASLGWPPPLSSSNTNVKGSSNVQNPLFTMQGDLKLQYCESFLALCGLQELQRKRKSRQLEGHNKDVALHQPLWVIEELVNPLSIATQRHFSKWIEKPEYIFALAYKITRDYVDSMDDLLQPLVDEAMLSGYSCREEWISAMVFALSTYLAKEIFPLYISKLEEESETTIQAQARVSWLHLVDLMIAFDKQVQSLAAHSGMLLSLQEEDNMQKMSSLVVFCDRPDWLDLWAKIELNDTLDKLNTELEDNRYWINEGENVTLLPGQEESKSPGIASAVFRRLSSVIDRCRSLPSFSLRSRFLKSAGAPIIHKYLDCLRQRCQEAEGLTALTDDTALIKVAKSVNAGSFFQSVLDEFCEDVFFLEMETKQSGGIGTAGDSDATSKGSSEATEKGIFHEEIKKLEEFKTEWIEKLSTVVLRGFDALCREYIKNKKQWQEKSDETLMLSRSFIEALDYLQGKLSLLEEGLNKMDFTRLWRSLAAGIDRLIFYSILMGNVKFHDGGVQRLSNDLTVLFGVFGSWCLRPQGFFPKTSNGLKLLKTAKKELKTTLMVDERWLRDNGIMQLTSGEVEKIMKNRVFNS, encoded by the exons ATGAATAGAACATTGAGGAGGCATCCATCAATGAAAGATCTAGAA TATATGCGTGCAGGCGCTCTAAGGGCTCTTAAATTAACAGAAGATGTTCTCAGCTCAGTTATAAAGACACATCCTCAATGGATACGGCTTGTTTCAGCGGTTGATCATAGAATTGATAGAGGATTGGCCATTCTAAGGCCCCAGGCTATTGCTGATCATCGAGCCCTTCTTGCTTCTCTTGGGTGGCCACCACCCTTAAGTTCATCTAACACAAATGTTAAAGGATCATCGAATGTGCAAAATCCGCTTTTCACAATGCAAGGAGACTTGAAACTCCAGTACTGTGAGAGTTTTCTCGCATTGTGCGGTCTCCAGGAATTgcagagaaaaagaaaatctcGCCAACTTGAGGGGCATAATAAGGATGTTGCTCTTCACCAACCCCTTTGGGTTATTGAGGAACTTGTGAATCCTTTATCTATCGCAACTCAACGCCATTTCTCGAAGTGGATTGAGAAGCCGGAGTATATATTTGCGCTTGCATATAAGATCACTCGCGACTATGTTGATTCAATGGATGATTTATTGCAACCACTGGTAGATGAAGCTATGCTATCTGGTTACAGTTGTAGAGAAGAATGGATTTCAGCAATGGTATTTGCCCTGTCGACCTACCTGGCAAAAGAAATATTTCCCTTGTATATCAGTAAGCTGGAAGAAGAGAGTGAAACTACCATCCAAGCACAGGCTAGGGTATCATGGCTACATCTCGTAGACTTGATGATTGCATTTGATAAACAAGTTCAGTCTTTGGCAGCACATTCAGGAATGCTTCTTTCCCTACAGGAAGAAGACAATATGCAGAAGATGTCTTCGTTGGTTGTATTTTGTGATAGACCTGACTGGCTTGATTTGTGGGCTAAAATAGAGCTTAATGATACacttgataaactgaacaccgAATTGGAAGATAACCGGTATTGGATAAATGAAGGTGAGAATGTTACTCTTCTACCTGGTCAAGAAGAGAGCAAATCTCCTGGGATAGCAAGTGCTGTTTTCCGACGTCTCTCTTCTGTCATTGATCGTTGCCGATCACTGCCTAGCTTCTCATTGAGGTCAAGATTTCTCAAATCAGCAGGCGCACCTATAATACATAAGTATTTGGATTGCCTGCGGCAAAGGTGTCAAGAAGCTGAGGGGCTGACTGCGCTGACAGATGACACAGCTCTAATTAAGGTTGCCAAGTCTGTTAACGCAGGGAGCTTTTTTCAATCTGTTTTAGACGAATTCTGTGAGGATGTATTCTTTCTGGAAATGGAAACAAAACAATCTGGGGGCATTGGAACAGCAGGTGATTCTGATGCTACAAGCAAAGGCTCCTCAGAAGCAACTGAAAAAGGTATTTTTCacgaagaaatcaagaagctgGAAGAATTCAAAACAGAGTGGATTGAGAAGCTGTCAACTGTCGTCTTACGGGGTTTTGATGCACTTTGCCGAGAGTATATAAAGAACAAAAAGCAATGGCAGGAAAAGAGCGACGAAACCTTGATGCTGTCACGATCTTTTATAGAAGCTTTGGATTATTTGCAGGGAAAACTGTCCCTTTTGGAAGAAGGGTTGAACAAAATGGATTTTACGAGACTGTGGAGAAGTTTGGCAGCTGGTATAGATAGATTAATTTTCTATAGCATACTAATGGGCAATGTGAAGTTTCATGATGGGGGAGTTCAGAGGCTTTCTAACGACTTGACGGTTCTGTTTGGCGTTTTCGGATCGTGGTGTTTGAGACCTCAAGGCTTCTTTCCCAAGACAAGTAATGGCTTGAAGTTGTTAAAAACGGCCAAGAAAGAGTTGAAGACTACATTGATGGTTGATGAAAGATGGTTAAGAGACAATGGGATTATGCAGTTAACTTCTGGTGAGGTAGAAAAGATTATGAAGAACAGAGTATTCAACAGTTGA
- the LOC131021303 gene encoding RINT1-like protein MAG2 isoform X1 encodes MARSKDDPGTRPLPPPASLSSDALYFLNSKLSSREDLDGAPALLSEIQIQSDAIDRTLSQLNNELQSHLNRHSSYSNRVGSLFSNVHAQLDDLRRSSAQPSSDGELRRGMGEELQALAKEVARVETVRNYAETALKLDTLVGDIEDAVSSTMNRTLRRHPSMKDLEYMRAGALRALKLTEDVLSSVIKTHPQWIRLVSAVDHRIDRGLAILRPQAIADHRALLASLGWPPPLSSSNTNVKGSSNVQNPLFTMQGDLKLQYCESFLALCGLQELQRKRKSRQLEGHNKDVALHQPLWVIEELVNPLSIATQRHFSKWIEKPEYIFALAYKITRDYVDSMDDLLQPLVDEAMLSGYSCREEWISAMVFALSTYLAKEIFPLYISKLEEESETTIQAQARVSWLHLVDLMIAFDKQVQSLAAHSGMLLSLQEEDNMQKMSSLVVFCDRPDWLDLWAKIELNDTLDKLNTELEDNRYWINEGENVTLLPGQEESKSPGIASAVFRRLSSVIDRCRSLPSFSLRSRFLKSAGAPIIHKYLDCLRQRCQEAEGLTALTDDTALIKVAKSVNAGSFFQSVLDEFCEDVFFLEMETKQSGGIGTAGDSDATSKGSSEATEKGIFHEEIKKLEEFKTEWIEKLSTVVLRGFDALCREYIKNKKQWQEKSDETLMLSRSFIEALDYLQGKLSLLEEGLNKMDFTRLWRSLAAGIDRLIFYSILMGNVKFHDGGVQRLSNDLTVLFGVFGSWCLRPQGFFPKTSNGLKLLKTAKKELKTTLMVDERWLRDNGIMQLTSGEVEKIMKNRVFNS; translated from the exons ATGGCCCGATCGAAGGACGATCCGGGGACTCGACCCTTACCGCCGCCCGCCTCTCTCTCCTCCGACGCTCTCTACTTCCTCAATTCCAAACTAAGCTCCAGAGAAGACCTCGACGGAGCCCCTGCTTTGCTGTCCGAGATCCAAATCCAGTCCGATGCAATTGATCGGACACTATCCCAACTAAACAACGAGCTCCAATCTCACTTGAACCGCCACTCTTCCTACTCGAATCGGGTCGGATCACTCTTCTCCAACGTACATGCTCAGTTGGACGATCTCCGGCGCTCCTCCGCTCAACCGTCGTCAG ATGGAGAATTGAGGAGAGGGATGGGAGAAGAGTTACAAGCATTGGCCAAGGAAGTGGCGAGAGTTGAAACTGTAAGAAATTATGCAG AGACAGCATTGAAGCTTGATACATTAGTTGGTGATATTGAAGATGCTGTATCATCCACTATGAATAGAACATTGAGGAGGCATCCATCAATGAAAGATCTAGAA TATATGCGTGCAGGCGCTCTAAGGGCTCTTAAATTAACAGAAGATGTTCTCAGCTCAGTTATAAAGACACATCCTCAATGGATACGGCTTGTTTCAGCGGTTGATCATAGAATTGATAGAGGATTGGCCATTCTAAGGCCCCAGGCTATTGCTGATCATCGAGCCCTTCTTGCTTCTCTTGGGTGGCCACCACCCTTAAGTTCATCTAACACAAATGTTAAAGGATCATCGAATGTGCAAAATCCGCTTTTCACAATGCAAGGAGACTTGAAACTCCAGTACTGTGAGAGTTTTCTCGCATTGTGCGGTCTCCAGGAATTgcagagaaaaagaaaatctcGCCAACTTGAGGGGCATAATAAGGATGTTGCTCTTCACCAACCCCTTTGGGTTATTGAGGAACTTGTGAATCCTTTATCTATCGCAACTCAACGCCATTTCTCGAAGTGGATTGAGAAGCCGGAGTATATATTTGCGCTTGCATATAAGATCACTCGCGACTATGTTGATTCAATGGATGATTTATTGCAACCACTGGTAGATGAAGCTATGCTATCTGGTTACAGTTGTAGAGAAGAATGGATTTCAGCAATGGTATTTGCCCTGTCGACCTACCTGGCAAAAGAAATATTTCCCTTGTATATCAGTAAGCTGGAAGAAGAGAGTGAAACTACCATCCAAGCACAGGCTAGGGTATCATGGCTACATCTCGTAGACTTGATGATTGCATTTGATAAACAAGTTCAGTCTTTGGCAGCACATTCAGGAATGCTTCTTTCCCTACAGGAAGAAGACAATATGCAGAAGATGTCTTCGTTGGTTGTATTTTGTGATAGACCTGACTGGCTTGATTTGTGGGCTAAAATAGAGCTTAATGATACacttgataaactgaacaccgAATTGGAAGATAACCGGTATTGGATAAATGAAGGTGAGAATGTTACTCTTCTACCTGGTCAAGAAGAGAGCAAATCTCCTGGGATAGCAAGTGCTGTTTTCCGACGTCTCTCTTCTGTCATTGATCGTTGCCGATCACTGCCTAGCTTCTCATTGAGGTCAAGATTTCTCAAATCAGCAGGCGCACCTATAATACATAAGTATTTGGATTGCCTGCGGCAAAGGTGTCAAGAAGCTGAGGGGCTGACTGCGCTGACAGATGACACAGCTCTAATTAAGGTTGCCAAGTCTGTTAACGCAGGGAGCTTTTTTCAATCTGTTTTAGACGAATTCTGTGAGGATGTATTCTTTCTGGAAATGGAAACAAAACAATCTGGGGGCATTGGAACAGCAGGTGATTCTGATGCTACAAGCAAAGGCTCCTCAGAAGCAACTGAAAAAGGTATTTTTCacgaagaaatcaagaagctgGAAGAATTCAAAACAGAGTGGATTGAGAAGCTGTCAACTGTCGTCTTACGGGGTTTTGATGCACTTTGCCGAGAGTATATAAAGAACAAAAAGCAATGGCAGGAAAAGAGCGACGAAACCTTGATGCTGTCACGATCTTTTATAGAAGCTTTGGATTATTTGCAGGGAAAACTGTCCCTTTTGGAAGAAGGGTTGAACAAAATGGATTTTACGAGACTGTGGAGAAGTTTGGCAGCTGGTATAGATAGATTAATTTTCTATAGCATACTAATGGGCAATGTGAAGTTTCATGATGGGGGAGTTCAGAGGCTTTCTAACGACTTGACGGTTCTGTTTGGCGTTTTCGGATCGTGGTGTTTGAGACCTCAAGGCTTCTTTCCCAAGACAAGTAATGGCTTGAAGTTGTTAAAAACGGCCAAGAAAGAGTTGAAGACTACATTGATGGTTGATGAAAGATGGTTAAGAGACAATGGGATTATGCAGTTAACTTCTGGTGAGGTAGAAAAGATTATGAAGAACAGAGTATTCAACAGTTGA